A single genomic interval of Terriglobus albidus harbors:
- a CDS encoding type II secretion system F family protein yields the protein MLFAAVTFFIIFVLIVSGGLLLFYREAMLQRIGEVVNPHAKEEHALLRTIQLTGSSLGGMVGHLERVLPKSQAEVSVIQQRLIRAGLREDSALSLFYGAKVLVPLTLGALAFASGLARGNEFFVYAIALGLGFLLPDFWLGRKVTNRQTQIRQGLPDVLDLLTICIEAGLSMDQATARTSEELRLAHPAICDELGIVVLEQRAGRARSDAWKQFAERTAVDSVRNLVSVLVQSEQLGTSVAKTLRVHSDTLRTQRRQKVEEQAAKTTVKLVFPLVLFIFPSLFLVTLGPAAIIMAESFDKYLNH from the coding sequence ATGTTATTTGCTGCGGTTACATTTTTCATCATCTTTGTCTTGATTGTCAGTGGTGGCCTTCTGCTGTTCTACCGCGAAGCCATGCTCCAGCGAATCGGGGAGGTCGTGAATCCCCACGCGAAGGAAGAGCATGCTCTTCTGCGCACCATTCAACTGACGGGTTCTTCGCTCGGTGGCATGGTGGGGCATCTCGAACGCGTTCTTCCGAAAAGCCAGGCGGAGGTCTCTGTTATCCAGCAGCGTCTCATACGAGCAGGCCTTCGCGAAGATTCAGCATTGAGCCTGTTCTATGGCGCAAAAGTGCTGGTTCCTCTCACATTGGGTGCACTTGCGTTTGCCAGCGGGCTGGCGCGCGGCAATGAGTTCTTTGTCTATGCAATCGCTTTAGGACTGGGATTCCTGCTACCGGACTTCTGGCTCGGACGCAAGGTCACAAACCGTCAGACGCAGATCAGGCAGGGGCTTCCGGATGTGCTTGACCTGCTGACCATCTGCATCGAAGCAGGACTGAGCATGGATCAGGCGACGGCCCGCACCAGCGAAGAGCTGCGCCTTGCTCACCCAGCAATCTGCGACGAGTTGGGCATCGTGGTTCTGGAGCAGCGCGCCGGCCGCGCCCGCTCAGACGCCTGGAAACAATTTGCAGAGCGCACAGCAGTCGACAGCGTACGGAACCTCGTTTCGGTACTTGTACAGTCCGAGCAGTTGGGTACGAGTGTCGCCAAGACGCTGCGCGTACATTCTGACACGCTGAGAACCCAGCGCCGCCAAAAAGTAGAGGAGCAAGCAGCCAAGACTACGGTGAAGCTCGTTTTTCCGTTGGTCTTGTTTATCTTCCCCTCACTGTTTCTCGTCACCCTGGGGCCTGCCGCCATCATCATGGCAGAGTCCTTCGATAAATACCTCAACCACTGA
- a CDS encoding TadE/TadG family type IV pilus assembly protein — protein sequence MRIQAIRRLQKDEGSTLIEFCLVAFMFIIVLAGVVEMGRMVLVYTTVANAARAGARYAIVHGGDRTGSGVDGPSGPGSPCTCTQITTVVTNFASAGLVDTTRLTVTVGYPNGSNAAGKAVTVTVSYPYDPLIPYFSTILNTTMGSTSEGIITF from the coding sequence ATGAGAATTCAAGCTATCCGGCGTTTGCAAAAAGATGAGGGGAGCACCCTCATCGAATTCTGCCTGGTCGCCTTCATGTTCATCATCGTGTTGGCGGGTGTCGTGGAGATGGGAAGGATGGTGCTTGTATACACCACCGTGGCGAATGCGGCTCGAGCCGGCGCACGATATGCCATCGTTCACGGCGGAGATCGGACAGGATCTGGCGTTGACGGGCCGAGCGGGCCGGGAAGCCCATGCACATGCACACAGATCACAACCGTCGTCACGAACTTTGCCAGCGCCGGCCTGGTCGACACCACCAGACTGACAGTCACGGTGGGCTACCCCAACGGTAGCAATGCAGCAGGCAAGGCTGTGACGGTTACGGTGAGTTATCCCTATGACCCACTCATTCCGTACTTCAGCACAATTCTGAATACAACAATGGGGAGCACCAGCGAGGGAATTATTACCTTCTGA
- a CDS encoding pilus assembly protein TadG-related protein: MRFKEEDGQAVIIVALAMSIFLIGAIGLGIDGSHLYSQRQMAQTAADAAATAGMMSVFNSTNTSGTAAFSTSGSFTCGTSDAKTPCVYARNNSFGGSASDTVTIDFPGSAGAPGVNLATGYPVNVVRATVSRNVNTFLIALIGQTATTVSATATAAIVSVVAPVPILVTHPTMASSLSLQGTPTIKICGGPSRSIQVNSTSASAAATGGNSSIDLSHAGPNDTGGNCTTGTGADLGVTGGPSTSPSVSYGTTGHYVEPDSWMQDPLAGVDPPTLATLPTAPLPTALTPGTSGCPVSPGKTCYLFSPGIYPTGLDGKNKTPVMKPGIYYIQSGGMDCSANCDMYMATGFTDGSLGTNTGWDGTPTGGGIMVYNTGGGNFNLGANGTINLIGSPSDSAYKGILFFQDRTAAATTHNLGGGGAMTLRGTIYLTNARATMLSTPTQFQQLNLQGGSGSGTLVQGEIIVGALQLGGNGAITMNLSSLAILNVNEVALVQ; this comes from the coding sequence ATGCGATTTAAAGAGGAAGATGGACAGGCGGTAATTATTGTCGCGCTTGCAATGAGCATCTTTTTGATCGGCGCCATTGGTCTGGGTATAGATGGATCGCATCTGTATTCGCAACGACAGATGGCGCAGACGGCAGCAGATGCAGCCGCTACTGCGGGTATGATGAGTGTCTTCAACAGCACCAATACCTCGGGTACGGCCGCATTTTCTACATCAGGATCATTTACATGCGGCACAAGCGACGCTAAAACACCTTGCGTTTATGCGCGCAATAATAGCTTTGGCGGTTCTGCCAGCGATACAGTAACCATCGACTTTCCTGGCAGCGCCGGCGCACCGGGGGTAAACCTGGCGACAGGCTATCCCGTGAACGTTGTTCGCGCCACGGTGAGCCGAAACGTGAATACGTTCCTGATCGCCCTCATTGGTCAGACGGCAACAACCGTGAGCGCCACGGCCACAGCGGCCATCGTCAGTGTCGTCGCTCCGGTTCCCATCCTTGTGACACATCCAACGATGGCGAGCTCTCTGTCTCTGCAAGGCACGCCTACGATCAAGATCTGCGGAGGTCCCAGCCGTAGCATCCAGGTCAACTCCACCTCTGCATCGGCAGCCGCCACCGGAGGCAATTCCAGCATCGACCTCTCCCATGCCGGCCCGAACGACACGGGAGGAAACTGCACTACGGGAACGGGCGCCGACCTTGGTGTGACTGGAGGGCCGAGCACATCTCCCAGCGTAAGTTATGGAACCACGGGACACTATGTGGAACCCGATTCCTGGATGCAGGACCCTCTTGCCGGTGTCGACCCACCGACTCTGGCGACTCTCCCAACCGCACCACTTCCGACAGCACTTACGCCTGGCACCAGCGGGTGCCCGGTATCTCCCGGTAAAACCTGCTATCTCTTTTCGCCTGGCATCTACCCGACCGGACTTGATGGAAAGAATAAAACTCCCGTGATGAAGCCGGGAATCTACTACATCCAGAGCGGTGGTATGGACTGCTCGGCAAATTGTGACATGTACATGGCTACAGGATTTACTGATGGATCCCTTGGCACGAATACAGGTTGGGACGGAACGCCTACCGGAGGCGGCATCATGGTCTACAACACGGGAGGCGGCAACTTCAACCTTGGAGCCAATGGCACCATCAACCTTATCGGTTCGCCATCCGACTCGGCCTATAAAGGCATTCTGTTCTTCCAGGACCGCACAGCTGCCGCGACTACACATAACCTGGGTGGCGGCGGAGCCATGACGCTGAGAGGAACCATCTATCTCACTAATGCCCGCGCCACGATGCTGAGCACCCCAACTCAGTTCCAGCAGCTCAATCTACAGGGCGGGTCCGGAAGTGGCACCCTAGTGCAAGGAGAGATCATCGTTGGAGCGCTGCAACTGGGTGGCAATGGCGCCATCACGATGAACCTCAGCTCCCTTGCAATTTTAAACGTCAATGAGGTCGCACTGGTGCAATAG
- a CDS encoding TadE/TadG family type IV pilus assembly protein, protein MRAILEWLVWPTFRETRRAERQDDVPLVAHYWDGGAPMAHKVREISSDKLYLVTDQRWYPGTLVMLSLQREDIPATDPDRVIAVKGQVVGSDESGVSFALVLPEKNPRDLTREALPGGADRKTFRHFLKRLQENRGQALIEYALILPLVFLLIVNLVNFGGFFFAWITVANAARAGADYAILGGASVGAPGVPSTTQITTLIQQDASSLPNAASLSVSVCTNRNGTITGSCTAPPSDPEAASYVLTSIDVTYTYVPFISAFQFPSLNIYATLPPTTISRRAVMRTIQ, encoded by the coding sequence ATGAGAGCGATTTTGGAGTGGCTGGTATGGCCAACATTTCGAGAAACACGGAGGGCAGAGCGGCAGGACGATGTGCCGTTGGTGGCTCACTACTGGGACGGAGGTGCCCCCATGGCGCATAAGGTACGGGAGATCAGCTCCGACAAGCTCTACCTCGTGACCGATCAGCGCTGGTACCCCGGCACGCTGGTTATGCTGTCGTTGCAGAGAGAGGACATTCCCGCAACAGATCCTGACCGCGTGATTGCGGTCAAGGGGCAGGTAGTGGGCTCAGACGAAAGTGGAGTCTCCTTCGCTCTTGTACTGCCGGAAAAGAACCCGCGTGATCTTACCAGAGAGGCTCTTCCCGGGGGTGCGGACAGAAAAACCTTCCGCCACTTTCTGAAGCGTCTCCAGGAGAACCGCGGGCAGGCATTGATCGAGTATGCCCTGATCCTGCCCCTGGTCTTCCTGCTCATCGTCAACCTGGTTAATTTCGGCGGCTTCTTCTTCGCATGGATTACGGTCGCGAATGCCGCTCGCGCCGGCGCCGATTATGCCATCCTTGGCGGAGCTTCCGTGGGAGCACCTGGCGTACCTTCTACGACTCAGATCACCACACTCATTCAGCAGGATGCTTCCTCGCTCCCTAATGCGGCAAGTCTGAGCGTAAGCGTCTGCACCAATAGAAATGGAACGATTACTGGATCCTGCACAGCGCCCCCCTCGGATCCCGAGGCGGCGAGTTATGTGCTGACCAGCATTGATGTGACCTATACCTACGTTCCATTTATCTCCGCGTTCCAGTTCCCTTCTCTTAACATCTACGCGACGCTGCCTCCGACGACGATCAGTCGCCGGGCCGTCATGAGGACGATCCAATGA
- a CDS encoding type II secretion system F family protein: protein MGLILVLVFFGVFATCALLLTAGGAGASQQAERARANLYAALATGRSEADSVVDIRKKELFSAVPWINRWLLQLELAPQLRTLLYQSGLKWTVGALLLMSAACFVFPAYLLYWRTGVLIFSLLLGVLFALAPLAFVLYKRSSRFNQMEQELPEALDLMVSGLRAGHSLVTTLRLVAHESPEPISGEFKICFDEQNYGLELRTAMENLVKRVPLQDLRIVVTAILIQKESGGNLAEVLEKAAHVIRERFRLKRQIRVHTAQGRLTGWILSFLPIVLGIALYLINPKTMSTLWTHAIGIKLLYLSAFMTVSGALIIRKIVNMKV, encoded by the coding sequence ATGGGGCTGATTCTGGTATTGGTATTCTTCGGCGTATTCGCCACGTGCGCGCTGCTGCTGACAGCCGGCGGAGCCGGCGCGTCGCAGCAGGCAGAACGCGCACGAGCGAACCTGTATGCTGCCCTGGCCACTGGACGGTCGGAGGCGGATTCGGTCGTCGACATCCGCAAGAAAGAACTCTTCAGCGCTGTTCCCTGGATCAATCGCTGGCTGCTGCAGCTTGAATTGGCCCCTCAGCTTCGTACGTTGCTTTACCAATCTGGATTGAAATGGACGGTAGGCGCTCTGCTACTGATGTCCGCCGCCTGCTTTGTCTTTCCGGCGTATCTGCTGTACTGGCGGACGGGTGTCCTCATCTTTTCCCTCTTGCTCGGCGTTCTCTTTGCTCTGGCGCCGCTGGCCTTCGTCCTCTACAAGCGCTCCAGCCGCTTCAATCAGATGGAACAGGAGCTGCCGGAAGCGTTGGACCTGATGGTAAGCGGCCTGCGTGCTGGGCACAGCCTGGTAACCACATTGCGGCTTGTCGCGCACGAATCTCCTGAACCGATCAGCGGCGAGTTCAAGATCTGCTTCGACGAACAAAACTACGGACTTGAGCTGAGAACGGCGATGGAGAATCTGGTGAAACGCGTGCCTCTCCAGGATCTGCGTATTGTCGTCACGGCAATTCTGATCCAGAAGGAAAGTGGCGGCAACCTCGCCGAAGTGCTCGAAAAAGCTGCTCACGTGATCCGGGAGAGATTCCGCCTGAAACGGCAGATCCGGGTGCATACAGCGCAGGGGCGTCTGACAGGATGGATTCTTTCTTTCCTCCCAATCGTCCTGGGCATTGCGCTCTATCTGATCAATCCGAAGACCATGAGCACCCTGTGGACACATGCCATCGGTATCAAGCTTCTGTATCTATCGGCGTTCATGACTGTCAGTGGCGCTTTGATTATTCGCAAGATCGTCAACATGAAGGTTTGA
- a CDS encoding A24 family peptidase encodes MHSAAWWPTLIVVAVATVTDLRSRRIPNWLVFPFLITGFVVSGLQHGLNGLMQSTAGLAVGAALFGLLCLMGGMGMGDVKLCGAIGAWVGPSQMLVALVMTGIAGGIIAVALAVAGGFAVEMFQGTGDLIFGFRKRGLTPHPDLVLNNPLTRKMPYAPAIAIGTLISFFAR; translated from the coding sequence ATGCATTCCGCTGCCTGGTGGCCAACATTGATCGTAGTCGCGGTGGCAACTGTCACTGACCTTCGCAGCCGGCGTATCCCGAACTGGCTGGTGTTTCCATTCCTTATCACCGGATTTGTTGTCTCCGGCCTGCAGCATGGCCTCAACGGTCTTATGCAGAGCACTGCCGGCCTGGCCGTTGGCGCCGCACTGTTCGGCCTACTTTGCCTGATGGGCGGCATGGGGATGGGTGACGTCAAGCTCTGCGGTGCAATCGGTGCATGGGTTGGACCGTCGCAGATGCTGGTTGCTCTTGTAATGACCGGAATCGCGGGCGGAATCATCGCTGTCGCCCTGGCAGTCGCTGGAGGATTTGCAGTCGAGATGTTCCAGGGCACAGGAGATCTTATCTTCGGCTTCAGAAAGCGTGGACTTACGCCACACCCAGATCTGGTGCTCAACAACCCACTGACGCGAAAGATGCCGTACGCTCCGGCAATTGCCATCGGGACACTCATCTCGTTTTTTGCCAGGTAA
- a CDS encoding TetR/AcrR family transcriptional regulator, whose product MSPQNRKTPAPDVRKTDRRVTRTQRSLRDALHSLIHERDYDSIVIKEILDRANVGRSAFYMHFRDKDELLVHTFHDILGTVRSSRPASGDSQHERLLWFSLPIFEHLDRLRHIGELKLGPKGRAVLHGHLQNALAVLITEDVEKHFHANRKADQIPLDLLVRYIDSTFILVLNWWVENKCPLPPKAVDGLFRSLVMPTLKEISGLPPKGLGATGIASSAQRRR is encoded by the coding sequence ATGTCTCCGCAGAACCGCAAAACTCCAGCTCCGGATGTCAGAAAAACAGACCGGCGGGTTACCAGGACCCAGAGGTCTCTCCGCGACGCGCTTCACTCCCTGATCCACGAGCGGGACTATGACTCCATCGTCATCAAGGAAATACTCGACCGCGCCAATGTTGGCCGGTCCGCTTTCTACATGCATTTCCGCGATAAGGACGAGCTTCTGGTCCACACCTTTCACGACATACTGGGGACTGTCCGTTCATCACGCCCGGCATCCGGCGATAGCCAGCATGAAAGACTTCTCTGGTTCAGTCTTCCGATCTTCGAGCATCTCGATCGGCTTCGGCATATCGGCGAACTCAAGCTCGGACCAAAGGGGCGGGCTGTTCTGCACGGACACCTTCAAAACGCCTTAGCGGTGCTGATCACCGAAGATGTTGAAAAGCATTTTCATGCGAACCGAAAGGCGGACCAGATACCGTTGGATCTTCTGGTTCGGTATATCGATTCAACCTTCATCCTGGTTCTCAACTGGTGGGTCGAAAATAAGTGTCCGCTCCCTCCGAAGGCAGTCGACGGGTTATTTCGTTCCCTGGTGATGCCGACTCTCAAAGAGATCTCCGGCCTACCACCAAAAGGCCTGGGGGCAACCGGTATTGCGAGCTCGGCACAGCGCCGCAGGTGA
- a CDS encoding sigma-54 dependent transcriptional regulator has protein sequence MIRIGLFSNDQTLPSLLSSALGKEFDVIQVSIKDENPRYPGKPRYEVILLDLDSLPDSLTFFQKMIASKIPVLILSSDGLRSTAIDLVRQGAYGYCRRPPSIRELKTMLVRAHEGSALRRELSDRQHSEETESRSPILGGSPQIQRVHELIRRVCNINASVLITGESGTGKELIASGIHNLGSRADQPFIAVSCGAIPENLIDTELFGYENDSFTGTTESSVGYLELAGEGTLFLDEIGELSPATQVKLLRVLQQREFSRQGSTEPIPLKARLIFATHQNLSDMVARGAFRQDLYYRMNVIRIDAPPLREHSDDIPQIAEHLLRKYSKSFRSPVIRIEDDAMSMLQAYSWPGNVRELENVIQQALIVANGESIHLEDLASNILEETLVHMDDDYHPGGSFERQLRDYKVKLATSALRESNGNKTLAARSLNISRAYLHRLLRIGEPDELINTEISAERESPEAGMA, from the coding sequence ATGATTCGAATTGGACTGTTTTCAAATGATCAGACACTGCCCTCACTTCTCTCATCTGCACTTGGCAAGGAATTCGATGTCATCCAGGTCTCCATCAAAGACGAGAATCCGAGGTATCCGGGAAAGCCTCGTTATGAAGTGATCCTTCTGGATCTGGACTCGCTGCCGGACTCCCTGACCTTCTTTCAGAAGATGATCGCGTCGAAGATACCTGTCCTGATTCTCTCGAGCGATGGCCTGCGCTCCACCGCCATCGACCTTGTCCGGCAGGGAGCTTATGGCTATTGCCGCAGACCGCCATCGATTCGCGAACTGAAGACGATGCTGGTTCGCGCCCACGAGGGCTCCGCGCTACGCCGGGAATTGTCAGATAGACAGCATAGTGAAGAGACTGAGAGCCGGAGCCCTATTTTAGGGGGCAGTCCGCAGATTCAGCGTGTTCATGAACTGATACGGAGGGTGTGCAATATTAATGCATCCGTCCTTATCACTGGCGAAAGCGGCACGGGGAAAGAGCTGATCGCAAGCGGCATCCATAACCTCGGTTCCCGGGCAGACCAGCCATTCATTGCGGTTTCCTGTGGCGCCATCCCGGAGAACCTTATCGATACAGAGCTCTTCGGTTACGAAAACGACTCCTTTACGGGGACGACGGAATCATCAGTCGGCTATCTGGAGCTGGCGGGCGAAGGGACTCTCTTTCTGGATGAGATCGGGGAGCTTAGCCCTGCTACCCAGGTAAAGCTCCTGCGGGTTCTTCAGCAACGTGAGTTCAGCCGCCAGGGCAGTACGGAACCTATTCCCCTGAAGGCCCGGCTCATCTTTGCGACTCATCAGAATCTTAGCGACATGGTGGCACGCGGTGCGTTTCGTCAGGATCTCTATTACCGCATGAATGTTATTCGGATAGATGCTCCCCCGCTACGCGAGCATTCGGACGATATTCCGCAGATCGCAGAGCATCTCTTGAGAAAGTACTCGAAGAGCTTCCGCAGCCCGGTTATCAGGATCGAGGATGATGCGATGTCGATGCTGCAGGCCTATTCCTGGCCTGGAAACGTCCGTGAGCTGGAAAATGTGATCCAGCAGGCGCTGATCGTTGCGAATGGGGAAAGTATCCACCTGGAAGATCTGGCTTCCAACATCCTGGAGGAAACTCTTGTCCATATGGACGACGACTATCATCCGGGGGGATCCTTCGAGCGGCAGCTTCGAGACTACAAAGTCAAGCTGGCGACGTCCGCCCTTCGTGAAAGCAACGGTAATAAGACGCTGGCGGCGCGCAGCCTGAATATCTCCAGGGCCTATCTTCATCGGCTGCTTCGGATTGGAGAGCCAGATGAACTTATTAATACGGAGATTTCCGCTGAAAGGGAGTCGCCTGAAGCGGGCATGGCATGA
- a CDS encoding CpaF family protein, with protein MDRVNFDNFKAEIHRTLISKLDLEKLSRVNNSQARQAVAGMVNEIISRQSVPLSLAEEAKIEAELLDEVFGLGPLEPLLADSSISDILVNDKNHVFIERGGMLQRVDTAFRDDRHLLQIIDRIVSRVGRRVDESSPMVDARLPDGSRVNAIIPPLALDGPALSIRRFGTGPLAANQLVELKSISPEMMELLTAAVRARISILISGGTGAGKTTFLNILSQYVPKTERIVTIEDAAELRLGLENIVRMETRPPNVEGNGAVRQRQLLINSLRMRPDRIIIGEVRGEEAFDMLQAMNTGHEGSMTTIHANTPRDALTRLESMVAMSNLNLPEKSVRQQMVSAIAIVVQVSRMSDGTRKVMSISEITGMEENTISMQDIFTFKRKGVGPDGKVIGVFEPSGIRPKFVERLRISGIFLSPALFEQKMEVN; from the coding sequence ATGGATCGAGTAAATTTTGACAATTTCAAAGCCGAGATACACCGGACGCTGATTTCCAAGCTTGACCTGGAGAAGCTGTCACGCGTCAACAACAGCCAGGCGAGACAGGCTGTAGCCGGAATGGTGAATGAGATCATCTCTCGGCAATCCGTACCGCTAAGTCTCGCGGAAGAGGCAAAGATCGAAGCGGAGCTGCTGGATGAAGTCTTCGGTCTGGGTCCATTGGAGCCTCTGCTTGCGGACTCAAGCATCTCCGACATTCTTGTCAATGACAAGAACCACGTCTTTATCGAGCGCGGCGGCATGTTGCAGCGCGTTGATACGGCGTTTCGGGACGACCGTCATCTGCTGCAGATCATCGACCGGATCGTCTCCAGGGTCGGACGCAGAGTCGACGAGTCCTCTCCGATGGTCGACGCCCGTCTGCCTGACGGCTCCCGCGTGAATGCCATCATTCCCCCGCTCGCGCTCGATGGTCCGGCCTTGTCCATCCGCCGCTTTGGCACTGGTCCATTGGCTGCCAATCAACTGGTGGAGCTGAAGAGCATCTCCCCGGAGATGATGGAGCTTCTCACGGCCGCGGTGCGGGCGCGCATCAGCATCCTTATCTCGGGCGGAACAGGCGCCGGCAAAACAACCTTCCTGAACATTCTGTCGCAGTACGTTCCGAAGACCGAACGCATTGTGACGATTGAGGATGCCGCTGAATTGCGCCTTGGCCTTGAGAACATCGTGCGCATGGAGACGCGGCCGCCGAACGTAGAAGGTAATGGCGCCGTACGTCAGCGCCAACTGCTGATCAACAGTCTGCGTATGCGCCCCGACCGCATCATCATCGGCGAGGTCCGTGGTGAAGAGGCTTTCGACATGCTCCAGGCAATGAATACCGGTCACGAGGGATCGATGACCACCATTCACGCCAACACACCGAGAGACGCTCTCACCAGGCTTGAGTCCATGGTTGCAATGAGCAACCTCAATCTTCCGGAGAAGAGTGTCCGCCAGCAGATGGTATCGGCGATTGCGATTGTCGTACAGGTCTCCCGCATGAGCGACGGCACCCGCAAAGTCATGAGCATCTCCGAGATCACAGGCATGGAAGAGAACACGATCAGTATGCAGGACATCTTCACCTTCAAGAGAAAGGGCGTTGGCCCGGACGGCAAGGTGATTGGAGTCTTTGAACCGAGCGGGATCCGTCCCAAGTTTGTTGAGCGGCTGCGCATCTCAGGCATTTTCCTGTCGCCGGCGCTGTTCGAACAGAAGATGGAAGTCAACTAA
- a CDS encoding AAA family ATPase: MTSVALIFPQLLQRQLVADALTGLWGYTTHEFCFYPDLGDKSSPLGSDYDVVIVELDSDPEYALELVEAICANGASTVMVYSSLVQPEMLVRCMRAGAREFLTPPISSTVIAEALVRATARSSASRSVSKTAGKAMVFIGAKGGSGVTTVACNFAVALAQECAESNQSVLLIDLTLPLGDVALQLGIAPQYSTADALEEAHRLDSNFLSRLLTKHKSGLSVLAASDKYIEIDPSSKAVEQLLLVARQNFDYVVVDAGSHLGATGHALVDDGAGVYLVTQVGIPDLRNANRIVSELLSKSGTKVQVVLNRYTPRSLVIDEENITKALTMPARWKIPNDEASARSAQNTAVPLVLKDSPVSRVIREMVRETHGTAEKTEKKKRFSLFG; encoded by the coding sequence GTGACATCTGTTGCACTCATTTTTCCCCAACTGTTACAACGTCAGCTCGTCGCAGATGCACTCACGGGGCTTTGGGGATACACGACACACGAATTTTGCTTCTATCCTGATCTTGGCGATAAGTCATCCCCGTTAGGTAGCGACTACGACGTTGTCATTGTTGAACTGGACAGTGATCCGGAGTATGCACTGGAACTGGTGGAGGCAATCTGTGCGAACGGCGCCTCCACCGTCATGGTCTACTCTTCCCTGGTCCAACCGGAGATGCTGGTTCGCTGCATGCGTGCCGGAGCCCGCGAGTTCCTGACACCACCCATTTCCTCAACGGTGATCGCAGAGGCTCTGGTCCGCGCTACGGCGCGAAGCTCGGCTTCTCGATCGGTAAGCAAGACCGCCGGTAAGGCGATGGTCTTCATTGGGGCGAAGGGCGGATCGGGCGTCACCACTGTCGCCTGTAACTTTGCGGTAGCCCTGGCGCAGGAATGCGCGGAGAGCAACCAGAGCGTCTTGCTGATCGACCTGACTCTCCCTCTCGGCGATGTCGCGCTTCAGCTCGGAATTGCTCCCCAGTATTCAACGGCGGATGCGCTGGAAGAAGCTCATCGCCTGGACTCTAATTTTCTCTCGAGACTCTTGACGAAACATAAGTCAGGCCTGTCCGTTCTGGCCGCTTCAGACAAATACATCGAGATCGACCCGTCGAGTAAGGCAGTCGAGCAATTGTTGTTGGTTGCGCGGCAGAACTTCGACTACGTTGTGGTTGATGCGGGATCCCATCTGGGAGCTACCGGTCATGCACTCGTTGACGACGGAGCGGGCGTGTATCTGGTAACGCAGGTTGGTATCCCCGATCTGCGTAATGCCAACCGGATTGTCTCGGAGCTTCTATCGAAGTCGGGAACCAAGGTCCAGGTGGTGCTGAACCGGTATACCCCGCGCTCCCTGGTGATCGATGAAGAAAACATCACGAAGGCGCTCACGATGCCCGCTCGTTGGAAGATTCCAAATGACGAGGCATCTGCCCGGAGTGCGCAGAATACAGCAGTTCCGCTGGTGCTCAAGGACTCGCCGGTTTCCCGAGTGATCCGGGAGATGGTGCGAGAAACCCATGGCACAGCAGAGAAGACCGAAAAGAAAAAGCGGTTCAGCTTGTTCGGATAA
- a CDS encoding DUF192 domain-containing protein, producing MEKTYCVYNLTRESFLSLNVKAADTILMRLKGLIGRLRLRADEGIWVVPSQGVHTLGLFFPLDLIYLDEQNRVIHLVESIPSFRIGPIKTQAGSVLELPTHTIYSTNTQIGDQMLICVAEEMREHLAPVKEEAHRSARRE from the coding sequence ATGGAAAAGACGTATTGCGTTTATAACCTAACGCGGGAGAGTTTCCTTAGCCTGAACGTGAAGGCGGCGGACACCATCTTGATGCGCCTGAAGGGATTGATCGGGAGACTGAGACTCCGGGCCGACGAGGGAATATGGGTGGTGCCTTCTCAAGGCGTTCATACCCTGGGGTTATTTTTCCCGCTCGACCTGATCTATCTGGATGAACAAAACCGGGTCATTCACCTTGTTGAATCCATCCCATCTTTTCGCATTGGACCAATAAAGACTCAGGCCGGAAGCGTCCTGGAACTGCCGACTCACACGATCTATTCCACGAATACCCAGATCGGGGATCAGATGTTGATCTGTGTTGCCGAGGAGATGAGAGAACACCTGGCCCCAGTGAAAGAAGAAGCGCATCGCAGCGCTCGTAGGGAGTGA